One genomic window of Coffea eugenioides isolate CCC68of chromosome 1, Ceug_1.0, whole genome shotgun sequence includes the following:
- the LOC113772876 gene encoding basic proline-rich protein-like, which produces MRSSAAAAAAFKACLGYLIVAILLSASCVLAAENSEKSFLPRKVYFVHGIKNSYPDKTHWSGFYWDPFPGFKWPPFPGFNWPPSSPPSGSSPPFPWPFPGFKWPPIPSPSFPPPLAKPTSGSSPPFSWPFPGFKWPPIPWPFFGLPDFHRSPTQSPHASPPLVQPPSESPPVGGASISPSPSPPPPYQGETPPPSPWSGWDEPTFTQSTPDWLIWEDSTTRSI; this is translated from the coding sequence ATGAGATcttcagcagcagcagcagcagcattTAAGGCATGTTTAGGCTACCTTATTGTGGCAATTCTGCTATCTGCTTCTTGTGTATTAGCTGCTGAAAACAGTGAAAAATCTTTCCTCCCTAGAAAGGTTTACTTTGTTCATGGCATCAAGAATAGCTATCCAGATAAAACACATTGGTCTGGCTTCTACTGGGATCCTTTCCCTGGATTTAAATGGCCACCTTTCCCAGGATTTAACTGGCCACCTTCTTCACCACCAAGTGGATCATCACCACCTTTCCCGTGGCCTTTCCCAGGATTTAAATGGCCGCCTATTCCATCCCCTTCTTTTCCACCTCCACTAGCAAAGCCAACAAGTGGATCATCACCACCTTTCTCATGGCCTTTCCCAGGATTTAAATGGCCCCCCATCCCATGGCCTTTCTTTGGACTCCCAGATTTTCACAGGTCACCTACTCAATCCCCACATGCATCACCTCCGCTAGTACAACCACCAAGTGAATCACCACCAGTTGGTGGTGCTTCAATCTCGCCGTCACCATCACCACCACCACCGTATCAAGGGGAAACACCACCACCAAGTCCATGGTCAGGGTGGGACGAACCTACATTTACTCAAAGTACACCTGATTGGTTAATTTGGGAGGACTCAACCACAAGAAGCATCTGA
- the LOC113768938 gene encoding neoxanthin synthase, chloroplastic-like, giving the protein METLLRPSPFLALSTSHPPISCSSLNPPFVSPKTKTSARNVRNRVRSSKFNSFLDLQPAWKPEPLDFDVSWLDPSDRRFDLIIIGAGPAGLRLAEQVSRYGIKVCCVDPSPLSMWPNNYGVWVDEFESLGLDDCLDKTWPMCSVYINDHKTRYLDRAYGRVSRKELKIKLLSGCVSNQVKFHKAKVWKIEHQEFESSVVCTDGSELKASLIVDASGYASPFIEYDKPRNHGYQIAHGILAEVDNHPFDLDKMVLMDWRDSHLGSEPDLRKDNSKIPTFLYAMPFSSNLIFLEETSLVARPVLSYMEVKKRMVARLRHLGVKVRSVIEEEKCFILMGGPLPKIPQSVMAIGGNSGIVHPSSGYMVARTMALAPVLADTIAECLGSTRMIRGTPLYDRVWKGLWPVERRRIREFHSFGMETLLQLDLNGTRRFFDAFFDLDPHHWKGFMSSNLSLRELAMFCLSLFGHASNPSRLDMVTKCPAPLVRMIRNMALETI; this is encoded by the coding sequence ATGGAAACTCTTCTGAGGCCGTCTCCATTTCTTGCACTTTCAACTTCTCATCCTCCAATATCATGTTCATCACTGAACCCTCCATTTGTTTCTCCTAAAACCAAAACTTCTGCAAGAAACGTTCGTAACAGAGTCAGAAGCAGCAAGTTTAATTCCTTTCTTGACTTACAGCCTGCATGGAAACCTGAACCTTTAGACTTTGATGTATCGTGGCTTGATCCTTCTGATCGTCGCTTTGATTTGATCATCATTGGAGCTGGACCAGCTGGTTTAAGACTAGCTGAGCAAGTATCAAGATACGGGATTAAGGTATGCTGCGTGGACCCTTCACCATTATCTATGTGGCCAAATAACTATGGAGTTTGGGTTGATGAATTTGAAAGTTTAGGCCTTGATGATTGTTTGGACAAGACATGGCCCATGTGTAGTGTTTATATCAACGATCACAAGACTAGGTACTTAGACCGTGCCTATGGTAGAGTAAGTAGAAAGGAACTCAAGATTAAATTGTTAAGTGGTTGTGTTTCAAATCAAGTCAAGTTTCACAAGGCTAAGGTTTGGAAAATAGAGCATCAAGAATTTGAGTCTTCTGTTGTTTGCACTGATGGAAGTGAGCTGAAGGCAAGTTTGATCGTTGATGCAAGTGGATATGCTAGTCCTTTTATTGAGTATGACAAGCCGAGAAACCATGGTTATCAAATTGCTCATGGAATTTTAGCAGAAGTTGATAATCACCCCTTTGATTTGGATAAGATGGTTCTGATGGATTGGAGAGATTCCCATCTAGGAAGTGAACCAGATTTGCGCAAAGATAACTCAAAGATTCCAACTTTTCTGTATGCGATGccattttcttcaaatttgatatttcttgaagagaccTCTCTCGTTGCCAGGCCTGTGTTGTCGTATATGGAGGTTAAGAAAAGGATGGTGGCAAGATTGAGACACTTAGGCGTTAAAGTAAGGAGTGTTATAGAGGAAGAGAAGTGTTTCATTCTGATGGGAGGGCCACTGCCTAAAATCCCTCAAAGTGTGATGGCAATTGGTGGAAATTCAGGCATAGTGCATCCTTCAAGCGGCTACATGGTGGCGCGGACAATGGCTTTAGCACCGGTGTTAGCTGATACAATTGCAGAGTGCCTAGGCTCAACCAGAATGATTAGAGGGACTCCACTTTATGATCGAGTGTGGAAGGGCCTTTGGCCTGTTGAGAGGAGACGTATCAGAGAATTCCACTCTTTTGGCATGGAGACCTTACTGCAACTCGACTTAAATGGGACTAGAAGATTTTTTGATGCTTTCTTTGATTTAGATCCTCACCACTGGAAAGGGTTTATGTCTTCAAATTTATCACTAAGGGAGCTTGCCATGTTTTGCCTGTCTCTGTTCGGTCATGCCTCAAATCCTTCCAGATTGGACATGGTCACCAAGTGTCCAGCCCCTTTGGTCAGAATGATCCGTAATATGGCACTTGAAACCATTTGA